In the Solanum pennellii chromosome 5, SPENNV200 genome, one interval contains:
- the LOC107019313 gene encoding protein MNN4-like, with protein sequence MEKENKQKEIKEKKGEEEEEKKKTTNKKKWTMTKEEGEGKGKNWNKRNKKKTRRRRMMKRNRNRKRKMKWKWKKRKGGTRRRRIDSIFITIQNYSKHF encoded by the coding sequence ATGGAAAAGGAGAATAAGCAGAAGGAGATTAAGGAAAAGAAgggggaggaggaggaggagaagaaaaagacaacgaACAAGAAGAAGTGGACGATGACGAAGGAGGAGGGGGAGGGGAAGGGGAAGAATTGGAACAAGAGGAACAAGAAGAAGACGAGAAGGAGGAGAATGATGAagaggaataggaataggaagAGAAAGATGAAGTGGAAGTGGAAGAAGAGGAAGGGAGGAACGAGGAGGAGGAGAATAGATTCAATATTTATAACAATACAGaattattcaaaacatttttga